A single genomic interval of Sinorhizobium garamanticum harbors:
- a CDS encoding MmcQ/YjbR family DNA-binding protein produces the protein MAEEMKRSFERVRQLAEAAGLPETTVGTSYGTPALLVKGKSFVRMKDAQTLVVMCALEEKEMLMELDPSLFFETDHYKGWPAMLVRLASIDDEALTQRLIAAWREKAPRRLASRFGSTVSH, from the coding sequence ATGGCGGAAGAAATGAAGCGTTCCTTTGAGCGCGTGCGGCAGCTGGCGGAGGCGGCGGGGCTACCGGAAACAACCGTTGGCACGTCCTACGGGACGCCAGCTCTGCTCGTCAAAGGCAAGAGCTTTGTGCGGATGAAAGACGCGCAAACACTTGTGGTCATGTGCGCACTCGAAGAGAAGGAGATGTTGATGGAACTCGATCCGTCTCTGTTCTTCGAGACCGATCACTACAAGGGATGGCCGGCAATGTTGGTCAGGCTCGCCTCAATCGACGACGAAGCACTGACGCAAAGACTGATCGCCGCCTGGCGCGAAAAGGCGCCGAGGCGTCTCGCCAGCCGCTTCGGCTCCACGGTGTCGCACTGA
- a CDS encoding glutathione S-transferase family protein — protein sequence MLKLFYAPGTCSLASHIALEEAGAAYEARRVDFLKAEQTTPEYLAINPKGRVPALVTDRGILTETPAILAYVAQSFPEKQLAPLDDLFEFARLQSFLSYLCSTVHVAHAHARRGPRWADDPAAHEAMRAKVPQNMSDCFALIESKMFAGPFVMGENYSIADPYLFTIANWLEGDGVDPGRFPKVLDHRNRMVARPAVAKVLAVVQA from the coding sequence ATGCTGAAACTGTTTTATGCGCCAGGAACCTGTTCGCTCGCCTCGCACATCGCGCTCGAGGAGGCGGGAGCGGCCTACGAAGCCCGTCGCGTCGACTTTTTGAAGGCGGAGCAGACCACGCCCGAATATCTTGCCATCAATCCGAAGGGGCGGGTGCCTGCGCTTGTGACCGACCGCGGGATCCTGACCGAAACGCCGGCCATTCTCGCCTATGTCGCCCAGAGCTTTCCCGAGAAGCAGCTTGCGCCCCTCGACGACCTATTCGAGTTTGCGCGGCTGCAGTCGTTCCTGAGTTATCTCTGCTCGACGGTGCACGTGGCCCATGCCCATGCTCGGCGCGGTCCGAGATGGGCGGATGATCCGGCAGCGCATGAGGCAATGAGGGCCAAGGTGCCGCAGAACATGAGCGATTGCTTCGCGCTGATCGAAAGCAAGATGTTTGCCGGTCCCTTCGTGATGGGCGAGAACTATTCGATTGCCGATCCCTATCTCTTCACGATCGCCAATTGGCTGGAGGGCGACGGTGTCGATCCTGGGCGTTTCCCGAAAGTTCTCGACCACCGCAACCGCATGGTCGCGCGGCCGGCCGTTGCCAAGGTTCTTGCTGTGGTGCAGGCGTAG
- a CDS encoding DUF4406 domain-containing protein: MLILIAGPYRSGTGDDPAKMAENLRRLGQPSYALFKAGHVPMIGEWVALPVWHAAGGSRVGDDLYEEIFHPVAGRLLALCDAVLRLPGESKGADNDVRIARERGIPVYHRLEDVPGCAGIVAA, from the coding sequence ATGTTGATTTTAATTGCGGGCCCCTATCGCTCGGGCACGGGTGACGACCCGGCGAAAATGGCGGAAAACTTGAGGCGTCTGGGGCAGCCGTCCTATGCGCTCTTCAAGGCCGGGCACGTGCCGATGATCGGGGAATGGGTGGCCTTGCCCGTCTGGCATGCTGCTGGCGGAAGCCGAGTGGGCGACGACCTTTATGAGGAGATCTTCCATCCCGTTGCCGGCCGCCTGCTCGCGCTCTGCGACGCAGTGCTGCGGTTACCTGGCGAGTCCAAAGGCGCGGACAACGATGTGCGCATCGCCCGTGAGCGCGGCATTCCAGTCTACCACCGGCTCGAAGACGTGCCGGGCTGCGCGGGAATCGTAGCCGCGTGA
- a CDS encoding DeoR/GlpR family DNA-binding transcription regulator — translation MLTTQRRAMISARLARDGQIVAKALADELGLSEDTIRRDLREMAAAGLLRRVHGGALPLAPPLPDFAARQAIASDLKRRLGRRAADLVKPEQTIFLDGGTTNAEVARALPRDLKVTIITHSPTIAAEFEHHDAEVILIGGRLYKHSMVATGAAAVAAIKQIRVDIFFLGVTAIHPAQGLSTGDYEETAIKRAIADQAADTYVLATPEKFGAASPYRIMSVSELAGLIVLADTTAEALSPYRDSTALIVA, via the coding sequence ATGCTGACGACACAGAGACGCGCGATGATCTCGGCAAGGCTTGCGCGCGATGGGCAAATCGTTGCGAAGGCGCTTGCGGACGAACTCGGGCTTTCGGAAGACACCATCCGACGCGACCTCAGGGAAATGGCGGCCGCGGGCCTGCTTAGGCGGGTTCACGGAGGAGCCCTGCCTCTGGCGCCGCCGCTCCCCGATTTCGCAGCACGCCAGGCGATCGCCAGCGACCTCAAGCGCCGGCTCGGACGACGAGCGGCAGACCTCGTCAAGCCCGAGCAAACGATCTTTCTGGACGGCGGCACGACCAATGCCGAAGTCGCTCGTGCATTGCCGCGAGACTTGAAGGTAACGATCATCACGCACAGCCCAACGATCGCCGCGGAGTTCGAGCATCACGACGCCGAGGTGATCCTGATCGGCGGCAGGCTGTACAAGCATTCAATGGTGGCCACCGGTGCGGCAGCGGTCGCCGCGATCAAACAGATCCGCGTCGATATCTTTTTCCTCGGGGTCACCGCCATTCATCCGGCGCAGGGGCTTTCGACCGGAGACTACGAGGAGACGGCGATCAAGCGCGCGATCGCCGACCAAGCGGCGGACACCTACGTGCTCGCAACACCCGAGAAGTTCGGCGCAGCCTCGCCTTACCGCATCATGAGCGTCAGCGAACTTGCCGGGCTCATCGTGCTCGCGGACACGACCGCCGAAGCCCTGTCGCCCTATCGCGACAGCACCGCTTTGATCGTTGCCTAA
- a CDS encoding asparaginase: protein MSNPVLVEVTRGNLVESRHRGTVIAVDGDGNTVFSLGDTDAAIFPRSACKAMQALPLVESGAADAYGFGAKALALACASHSGEPEHVALAAEMLAAAGRDVDALECGAHWSFDQKTLIGQARSIEVPSALHNNCSGKHAGFVCACCHSGTEIRGYVGYDHPIQQEIRGVMESLTGAILAHDNCGVDGCSIPTYAVPLKGLAHGFAKMATGAGLAAERARASRRLIEACMAEPFYVAGTKRACTRLMKTAPGRIFAKTGAEGVFCAAIPEKGIGIALKCEDGTTRAAEAMVTATLARFFADDPQLHAALMAQANHSMRNWNGIHVGDVRVTEAFSA, encoded by the coding sequence ATGTCTAATCCCGTCCTGGTGGAAGTAACCCGCGGAAATCTCGTCGAAAGCCGCCATCGCGGCACGGTCATCGCCGTCGACGGCGACGGCAACACGGTGTTTTCATTGGGCGATACGGATGCTGCCATCTTCCCGCGTTCAGCTTGCAAGGCCATGCAGGCTTTGCCGCTGGTCGAAAGCGGCGCGGCGGACGCCTACGGGTTCGGCGCCAAGGCGCTGGCGCTCGCCTGTGCCTCGCATTCCGGCGAGCCGGAACATGTCGCGCTCGCCGCGGAAATGCTGGCGGCGGCTGGCCGCGATGTCGATGCGCTCGAGTGCGGCGCGCATTGGTCCTTCGATCAGAAGACCTTGATCGGGCAGGCGCGTTCGATCGAGGTGCCCAGCGCCTTGCACAACAATTGTTCCGGCAAGCATGCGGGCTTCGTTTGCGCCTGCTGTCATTCGGGCACGGAGATCCGCGGCTATGTCGGCTACGACCATCCGATCCAGCAGGAAATCCGCGGCGTCATGGAAAGCCTGACGGGTGCAATCCTTGCGCACGACAATTGCGGTGTCGACGGCTGCTCGATCCCGACCTATGCCGTGCCCTTGAAGGGGCTTGCCCATGGTTTCGCCAAAATGGCGACGGGGGCAGGGCTTGCGGCCGAGCGAGCGCGCGCTTCCCGGCGGCTGATCGAGGCCTGTATGGCCGAGCCCTTCTACGTCGCGGGTACGAAGCGTGCCTGCACGCGCCTGATGAAGACCGCGCCGGGCCGCATCTTCGCCAAGACCGGCGCTGAAGGCGTCTTCTGCGCAGCGATCCCGGAGAAAGGGATCGGCATCGCGCTCAAATGCGAAGACGGCACGACCCGCGCCGCCGAGGCGATGGTGACCGCGACGCTTGCGCGATTCTTCGCCGATGACCCGCAACTTCACGCGGCGCTGATGGCGCAAGCCAACCATTCAATGCGCAACTGGAACGGTATCCATGTGGGCGACGTGCGCGTAACCGAGGCCTTTTCCGCCTAG
- a CDS encoding DUF3750 domain-containing protein: protein MKFIRRLFVAFMLIYLLPALASAGWWYVKERPQSWREANWSSAGLLPKPAESPEAAVYILSATTGGMKGAVASHAWIVTKERGALAYTRYEKVGWGKPIRKNAYQADGRWYSNEPRIVMMIKGEGARHLIPKVEQAIADYPYSSPGTYRLWPGPNSNTFVAHVLRSVPELDAVLPPTAVGRDYLPEGKLFQIDADGRDLHATLYGLAGISAGWRSGLELHFMGLVAGFDVARPGIKIPALGRFGI from the coding sequence ATGAAATTCATCCGCAGGCTGTTTGTCGCCTTTATGCTTATCTACCTGCTTCCGGCGCTTGCCTCGGCCGGCTGGTGGTACGTGAAGGAGAGGCCACAGAGCTGGCGGGAGGCGAATTGGTCGTCCGCCGGCCTTCTCCCCAAACCGGCTGAAAGTCCCGAGGCTGCGGTCTATATCCTCTCGGCGACGACCGGCGGTATGAAGGGCGCCGTCGCCAGCCACGCATGGATCGTCACAAAGGAAAGAGGAGCGCTGGCCTATACCCGATACGAAAAGGTCGGCTGGGGCAAACCAATCCGCAAGAACGCCTATCAGGCCGATGGCCGCTGGTATTCGAACGAGCCGCGCATCGTCATGATGATCAAGGGAGAGGGGGCGCGGCACCTGATCCCTAAGGTCGAACAAGCGATTGCCGATTACCCCTATTCCTCACCCGGCACTTACCGGCTCTGGCCGGGACCAAACTCCAACACCTTCGTCGCGCACGTGCTTCGTTCGGTGCCCGAGCTTGACGCCGTGCTGCCGCCGACCGCCGTCGGCCGCGACTACCTACCTGAGGGTAAACTTTTTCAGATCGACGCCGATGGTCGCGACCTGCACGCAACACTCTACGGGCTGGCCGGTATATCCGCCGGCTGGCGAAGCGGGCTGGAACTGCATTTCATGGGATTGGTGGCTGGGTTTGACGTTGCACGGCCCGGCATCAAGATACCGGCGCTCGGCCGCTTCGGGATCTGA
- a CDS encoding NAD(P)H-quinone oxidoreductase, whose translation MTLPTEMTYVDLPSPGGPENMVLARGPLPDVKAGDILIRVEAAGINRPDVLQRKGDYPPPPGASPILGLEVAGKVVAVGEGATGFSIGDKVCALANGGGYAEYCAVPATQALAWPKGYDAIQAAALPETFFTVWANVFDMAGLKAGETILVHGGSSGIGTTAIQLAKAFGANVLATAGSAEKCKACEALGARRAINYREEDFKTIALDETGGRGVDVILDMVGGRYFDRNIGSLAKDGRLSIIAFLGGARVESANIGPILTKRLHVMGSALRPRTSAEKQAIRDALAAKVWPLLEGGAVAPVIHQVLPFERVADGHRLMEEGDHIGKIVMTIGTS comes from the coding sequence ATGACCCTTCCGACTGAAATGACCTATGTGGACCTGCCGAGCCCCGGTGGACCAGAAAACATGGTTTTGGCGCGCGGGCCGCTGCCGGACGTCAAAGCCGGCGATATCCTGATCCGTGTCGAGGCAGCCGGTATCAACCGGCCGGATGTTCTGCAGCGCAAGGGCGACTATCCGCCGCCGCCCGGCGCGAGCCCGATCCTTGGCCTTGAAGTGGCCGGCAAGGTCGTGGCTGTGGGCGAGGGCGCAACCGGCTTCTCGATCGGGGACAAGGTCTGCGCGCTCGCCAACGGCGGCGGCTATGCGGAATATTGCGCTGTGCCGGCAACGCAGGCACTCGCCTGGCCAAAGGGCTATGACGCGATACAGGCGGCGGCGCTGCCGGAAACTTTCTTCACGGTCTGGGCCAATGTCTTCGATATGGCAGGGCTTAAGGCGGGTGAAACGATCCTGGTTCACGGCGGATCGAGCGGTATCGGCACCACTGCAATCCAACTCGCCAAAGCCTTCGGCGCCAATGTTCTGGCGACGGCCGGCAGCGCCGAGAAGTGCAAGGCCTGCGAGGCGCTCGGGGCGAGGCGGGCGATCAACTATCGCGAGGAAGACTTCAAGACCATTGCGCTTGATGAGACCGGCGGGCGAGGAGTGGACGTCATTCTCGACATGGTCGGCGGGCGCTACTTCGACCGCAATATCGGCTCGCTCGCGAAGGACGGCCGCCTGTCGATCATCGCCTTCCTGGGCGGCGCGCGTGTGGAAAGCGCCAATATCGGACCGATCCTGACGAAGCGCCTGCATGTCATGGGGTCTGCGCTTCGCCCGCGCACATCCGCGGAAAAACAGGCGATCCGCGACGCGCTTGCGGCAAAGGTCTGGCCATTGCTGGAAGGAGGCGCCGTGGCGCCGGTCATCCATCAGGTTCTACCCTTCGAAAGGGTCGCCGATGGTCACCGCCTGATGGAAGAAGGCGACCACATCGGCAAGATCGTGATGACGATCGGCACATCTTAG
- a CDS encoding GGDEF domain-containing protein encodes MSVAPAEILSLRRFGDDQIVTLAKLVIENAFQPIVEATTGAVFGYESLMRGFQRLGFASPLELLDKAEEVGQLLALEHLINSRAVAAFATIPDFSARTLFLNFDSRLVGGEDDIVERLVNHLKRANIAPSSLCFELSERFDGGKMPDFSALVRQLRLAGFKLAIDDFGAGFNGLKLLCDQPVDYVKIDRHFISGIERDPRKRHLVRHTVNTAHVLGTRVIAEGVETEAEFLACRDLGCDLVQGYFIARPTTHLSELQPVYPHLELSGAARRSSATLDSILIRKQIEQLPAVRESDELESVFDLFRLNPRQAFFPVLNANGEPRGILHEYHVKEMIYHPFGRDLLKNRIYQRRISHFVSPAPIADLDTPADEMLKIFAGMDGSDCVILTENMRYAGILSASSLLKIINEKQLKMAQEQNPLTGLPGNRAIRDYVQDTILDGDETRYFCYCDFDDFKPFNDTYGFQKGDLAITLFAALLRRHFIGEEKFLGHVGGDDFFVGVSGLTDQEIRTVLMRLVDDFRSDVRQLYSDEHQAEGRISGYGRDGASKNFPLMRCSIAVLVLPQGFILSDSQTVSAKIAEIKARAKASESGLVLELLHGD; translated from the coding sequence ATGTCCGTCGCCCCCGCCGAAATTCTTTCCCTTCGCCGCTTCGGCGACGACCAGATCGTCACGCTTGCCAAGCTCGTCATCGAGAACGCCTTCCAGCCGATCGTCGAGGCGACGACCGGTGCCGTCTTCGGCTATGAATCGCTGATGCGCGGGTTCCAGCGCCTCGGCTTTGCCTCGCCACTCGAATTGCTGGACAAGGCGGAGGAGGTGGGCCAGCTGCTCGCACTCGAACACCTTATCAACAGCCGCGCCGTTGCTGCCTTCGCGACGATTCCCGATTTTTCGGCCCGAACCCTTTTCCTGAATTTCGATTCTAGGCTGGTCGGTGGCGAGGACGATATAGTCGAGCGCCTCGTCAACCACCTGAAGCGCGCCAACATTGCCCCGTCTTCGCTCTGCTTCGAGCTTTCGGAGCGCTTCGACGGCGGCAAGATGCCGGATTTTTCCGCGCTGGTCCGGCAATTGCGGCTTGCCGGTTTCAAGCTCGCGATCGACGATTTCGGCGCGGGCTTCAACGGCTTGAAATTGCTGTGCGACCAGCCCGTCGACTACGTCAAGATCGATCGGCATTTCATCTCCGGCATCGAGCGGGACCCGCGCAAGCGCCACCTAGTGCGGCACACGGTCAACACGGCACACGTGCTCGGAACGCGGGTGATCGCGGAGGGTGTGGAGACGGAAGCCGAGTTTCTCGCGTGCCGCGATCTCGGATGCGACCTGGTTCAGGGCTATTTCATTGCGCGCCCCACCACGCATCTCAGCGAGCTGCAGCCGGTTTATCCCCATCTGGAATTGAGCGGCGCCGCACGGCGCTCCTCCGCAACGCTCGACAGCATCCTGATCAGAAAACAGATCGAACAGCTTCCGGCCGTCAGGGAAAGCGATGAACTCGAATCCGTCTTCGATCTCTTCCGGCTCAATCCGCGCCAGGCTTTCTTTCCGGTGCTGAACGCCAATGGCGAGCCGCGTGGCATCCTGCACGAGTATCACGTCAAGGAAATGATCTATCATCCCTTCGGCCGCGATCTTCTGAAGAACCGCATCTATCAGCGCCGTATCTCGCATTTCGTGAGCCCGGCCCCGATTGCCGATCTCGACACGCCCGCCGACGAGATGCTGAAAATCTTCGCCGGCATGGACGGCAGCGACTGTGTGATCCTGACGGAAAACATGCGCTACGCCGGCATTCTTTCTGCGTCGTCGCTGCTGAAGATCATCAACGAGAAACAGTTGAAGATGGCGCAGGAGCAGAACCCACTGACCGGCCTGCCAGGCAATCGCGCGATCCGCGACTATGTGCAGGATACGATCCTCGACGGCGATGAGACCCGCTATTTCTGCTATTGCGACTTCGACGACTTCAAGCCGTTCAACGACACCTATGGCTTCCAGAAGGGCGACTTGGCGATCACGCTGTTTGCGGCCCTGCTCAGACGCCACTTCATAGGCGAGGAGAAGTTCCTGGGGCATGTCGGCGGCGACGATTTCTTCGTCGGCGTCAGCGGCTTGACAGATCAGGAAATCCGCACTGTCCTCATGCGCCTTGTCGACGATTTTCGCTCGGACGTCCGGCAGCTCTATTCCGATGAGCACCAGGCGGAAGGACGGATCAGTGGATATGGTCGTGACGGCGCCAGCAAGAATTTCCCGCTGATGCGTTGTTCGATCGCCGTTCTCGTGCTGCCGCAGGGCTTCATTCTTTCGGACAGTCAGACGGTCAGCGCGAAGATTGCCGAAATCAAGGCGCGTGCCAAGGCGAGCGAAAGCGGTCTCGTGCTCGAGCTGCTCCACGGAGATTGA
- a CDS encoding HdeD family acid-resistance protein codes for MAHTFDPAGREAVAGKWAWFIALGVILIMCGGIAFGNLLMATVASVYYVGLIMLIGGLLNLAHAFQVKSWESVLYWVLSGACYAAAGLFAFINPALASSILTFLMAVALIVAGGFRIWVGFKLRPLPGWGWIVIGGLVTLAAGLIIAAGWPVDSLWILGLFLAVDLVMQGLALIAFGVLAKG; via the coding sequence ATGGCCCACACGTTCGATCCCGCCGGTAGAGAGGCTGTCGCCGGAAAATGGGCGTGGTTCATCGCGCTCGGCGTGATCCTGATCATGTGCGGCGGCATCGCTTTCGGCAATCTGCTCATGGCGACGGTTGCTTCGGTCTATTACGTCGGCCTGATCATGCTCATCGGTGGCCTGCTCAACCTTGCCCACGCGTTTCAGGTCAAGAGCTGGGAAAGCGTCCTCTATTGGGTCTTGAGCGGCGCGTGTTATGCGGCGGCCGGCCTCTTTGCGTTCATCAACCCGGCTCTTGCTTCCTCGATCCTGACTTTCCTGATGGCCGTGGCGCTGATTGTTGCCGGCGGCTTCCGCATCTGGGTCGGCTTTAAGCTCAGGCCGCTCCCCGGCTGGGGCTGGATCGTCATCGGTGGGCTCGTCACCCTAGCTGCCGGCCTCATCATTGCTGCCGGATGGCCGGTCGACAGCCTGTGGATTCTCGGGCTGTTCCTCGCGGTCGATCTCGTCATGCAAGGGCTTGCGCTGATCGCTTTCGGCGTTCTTGCCAAGGGCTGA
- the betI gene encoding transcriptional regulator BetI, with the protein MPKIGMEPVRRKALVDAALRVIGDQGTLSVTMSDIARTAGVSPALAHHYFGSKEQLLIATIRSLLAQLRDDAVAALRAAATPRERVSALIRVSFRADQFAPETVAAWLAFYSEAQRSEDVRRLLVIYARRLRSNLLASLRALCPVDDAERIAEGAAAMIDGLYIRQSLKSAPISIEASIALTEDYVTAHLQADDGGNRPSP; encoded by the coding sequence ATGCCGAAAATCGGGATGGAGCCTGTACGCCGAAAGGCACTGGTCGACGCGGCGTTGCGCGTGATCGGCGACCAGGGCACGCTCTCGGTCACCATGTCGGACATCGCCAGAACCGCCGGCGTCTCGCCGGCTCTGGCGCACCACTACTTCGGCAGCAAGGAACAATTGTTGATCGCAACGATCCGCAGTCTTTTGGCGCAGCTGCGTGACGACGCGGTCGCTGCGCTCAGGGCGGCGGCGACGCCGCGCGAGAGGGTGAGCGCGTTGATCCGCGTGAGCTTTCGCGCAGACCAGTTCGCGCCAGAGACGGTCGCCGCCTGGCTCGCCTTCTATTCGGAAGCGCAACGGTCGGAAGATGTCCGCCGCCTTCTCGTTATCTACGCGCGGCGGCTGCGCTCCAACCTGCTGGCGAGCCTCAGGGCGCTCTGCCCGGTCGATGACGCGGAACGCATTGCCGAGGGCGCGGCTGCGATGATCGACGGGCTCTACATCCGGCAAAGTCTGAAATCGGCGCCGATCAGCATCGAAGCTTCGATCGCGCTGACAGAGGATTATGTGACCGCGCATTTGCAGGCGGATGATGGCGGAAATCGCCCCTCACCCTAG
- the betC gene encoding choline-sulfatase produces the protein MTAGKPNILIIMVDQLNGKLFPDGPADFLHAPNLKALAKRSARFRNNYTSSPLCAPARASFMAGQLPSRTRVYDNAAEYQSSIPTYAHHLRRAGYYTALSGKMHFVGPDQLHGFEERLTTDIYPADFGWTPDYRRPGERIDWWYHNLGSVTGAGVAEITNQMEYDDEVAFLANQKLYQLSRENDDEGRRPWCLTVSFTHPHDPYVARRKFWDLYENCEHLLPEVGALPLDRQDPHSRRIMLSCDYENFDVTEENIRRSRQAYFANISYLDEKVGELIDTLTRTRMLDDTLILFCSDHGDMLGERGLWFKMNFFEGSARVPLMIAGPGVTAGLHLTPTSNLDVTPTLADLAGISMDEVQPWTDGVSLLPMVNGAERTEPVLMEYAAEASYAPLVAIREGKWKYIHCALDPDQLYDLEADPLELTNLAENPRGPVDQATLRAFRDMRAAHWDMEAFDAAVRESQARRWVVYEALRNGAYYPWDHQPLQKASERYMRNHMNLDNLEESKRYPRGE, from the coding sequence GTGACCGCCGGGAAGCCCAATATTCTGATCATCATGGTGGACCAACTGAACGGAAAGCTCTTTCCGGACGGCCCCGCCGACTTCCTACATGCGCCGAACCTCAAGGCGCTGGCCAAGCGCTCGGCCCGCTTCCGCAACAACTACACGTCGTCGCCGTTGTGTGCTCCTGCCCGCGCGTCCTTCATGGCCGGGCAATTGCCGAGCCGCACCCGCGTCTACGACAATGCCGCCGAGTACCAGTCCTCGATCCCCACCTACGCCCATCACCTGCGCCGGGCCGGCTACTACACAGCGCTTTCCGGCAAGATGCATTTCGTCGGGCCGGATCAATTGCACGGCTTCGAGGAGCGCCTGACGACCGATATCTATCCGGCCGATTTCGGGTGGACGCCGGACTACCGCAGGCCCGGCGAGCGGATCGACTGGTGGTACCACAACCTCGGTTCCGTCACCGGCGCCGGCGTGGCGGAAATCACCAACCAGATGGAATATGACGACGAGGTGGCGTTTCTGGCGAACCAGAAGCTCTACCAGCTCTCGCGCGAGAATGACGACGAAGGCCGTCGCCCCTGGTGCCTCACCGTCTCCTTCACCCACCCGCACGATCCCTATGTCGCACGACGCAAGTTCTGGGACCTCTACGAGAATTGCGAGCATCTGCTGCCTGAGGTCGGCGCCCTCCCCCTCGATCGGCAGGACCCACATTCGCGCCGCATCATGCTCTCCTGCGACTACGAAAACTTCGACGTGACCGAGGAGAACATCCGCCGGTCGCGGCAGGCCTATTTCGCCAACATCTCCTATCTCGACGAAAAAGTGGGAGAACTCATCGACACGCTCACGCGGACGAGGATGCTTGACGACACACTCATCCTCTTCTGCTCCGACCACGGCGATATGCTCGGCGAGCGCGGCCTTTGGTTCAAGATGAACTTCTTCGAAGGCTCGGCGCGCGTACCGTTGATGATCGCCGGGCCGGGCGTCACCGCCGGCCTGCACCTGACGCCAACCTCGAACCTCGACGTGACGCCGACGCTTGCCGACCTTGCCGGCATTTCCATGGACGAGGTGCAGCCCTGGACAGACGGCGTCAGCCTTCTGCCGATGGTGAACGGTGCGGAGCGCACGGAACCGGTGCTGATGGAATACGCGGCGGAGGCTTCCTACGCGCCGCTCGTGGCGATCCGCGAAGGCAAGTGGAAATATATCCACTGCGCGCTCGACCCGGACCAGCTCTACGATCTCGAGGCCGATCCGCTGGAACTCACCAATCTTGCGGAAAATCCGCGCGGACCCGTCGACCAGGCGACGCTCCGGGCCTTCCGCGACATGCGCGCCGCCCACTGGGACATGGAGGCCTTCGACGCGGCCGTGCGCGAAAGCCAGGCGCGGCGCTGGGTGGTCTACGAGGCGCTCCGCAACGGCGCCTATTATCCCTGGGACCACCAGCCGCTGCAGAAGGCATCCGAGCGCTACATGCGCAACCACATGAACCTCGACAATCTCGAGGAATCCAAGCGCTATCCGCGGGGAGAATGA